A window of Adhaeribacter arboris genomic DNA:
GGAAATGGATTATAGAAAAGGCAAAAACATTTATAATCAGCTTTTTACAGCCTTTATCGAACTCAATAAATCAAGCAAAATTTATATAAATTAAGGCTTTAAAGCTAAATATAAACTCTATATTTTTTATAAATATTTAATCGGTAATTGAGGTACTTTTAAATGTGCCAACCTGAACAAACTTTAAATAAAGAAAAACGGGAAGAACTTAAATTCACCTGGGATTTAGCTGGATTAACAACTATCTTACCCGACCTAGATCATTCTATAGGTTCCTTGAAAATTTTAAACTATCTGGCAAACTTATAATTCAATGACTTGCTTTTCAGGTTACAATGGTGCGGAAGGTTAGGTTAACCCGGGGTTCGTTAACTTTTTTAGTTTTGGGTAACGAATGCAGCCAATTCGATTGAGTAGTGCCTTTCATTACCAGCACACTACCGTGTTCCAGCATTAGCCAGGTTGTTTGCTTGGTTTTTTTGTGTTTAAATCCAAATTTTCGTTCCGCTCCCAAACTTAAAGAAGCAATAGAGGTATTTCGACCTAAGGATTTTTCATCGTCGCTGTGCCAGGCCATACCTTCCTCTCCGTTATGGTATAAATTCAGCAAACAAGAATTAAACGTATTGCCGGTGAGTTGCTCTACCAAATGCTTTAAAGCTAATAATTCTTTGGTCCAGCGGAAAGCCTGCTTCGTAATGTTGGAGTACGTGTACTGATATTCCGCATCACCGTACCAGGCAACTTTTCGTTTGGTAATGATGTGTTTCCCGAAAATGATGGCCTCATCGTTTTTCCAGGCTATAGTAGCGAGTAGACAATTCAGGTAGAAGTTTGCCTCCTTTGGAGAAAGTACGGGGCCAAAATAATGTACTATTCCGTCGGAAGGTAATACATTAACCACCCGTATATCAGGATTAAATAAGTCCATTTTTCCAGTTTCTAAATTCAGCAGCCATACAATGTCCGCATGGACGAAATCCTTGATTTTGCGCTTCAGCTTCAGATACGAAAAATACCCGGTTTTCTTTCTTCATTCGTTTACCCGAAGCACAATTTAAATGCCCGTAGATTTTAAGTTTCTGATTTCCTCCCAGAACTATTTGCTTTAAACGAATTTGTTTTTGCAACTCCTTGTGGCTGATTTCTATATGCAGGGTCATTCTTTAGCTTAAAATCCTGATTTTACAAAATAAAAATTGTTTGGTCCTGTGGCTACATTATTGATTTTGGCGATAAATATTATATCTCAAAACTATTTAGTGAAAACTTGTAAGTTTTAAATTAATGGTTTTAACCTTAATGGCAGTTTGTTATTAAGTAAGAGCATCGTGAAAAATAATGCCTAGCGTATGACGTTCACCAGTATGAACCTCACTTACGCCATGCTTCATATTTACTCGGTAAAAACCTTTACTGCCTTTTATTGGCCGGAAATTGGTGGTAAATAAAAGCATGTCTCCCTTTTTTGGCCGCAAAACAATAGCTTTGGATTGAGCTCTTGGAGTTTGTTGAGTTAATACAAACTCACCGCCGGTATACTCTTCCTCGGGCTGATTTAAAAATAATACCACTTGAATAGGAAAAAAGAGATTGCCGTATAAATCCTGGTGCAAAGTATTGTGTCCGCCCGCTCCGTATTTTAAAATCAATACGGTTGGTTGCGTTTGATTATTTTCGCGACAAAGAACTTGTAATTCTTCCAGCGTATCCGGAAAATGATAGTTTAATTTTAATTCCTGCATCCAGGTATTGGCAACAGGAACCAACTTCGAGTAAAACAGGCGCCGGATAGTTTGAATTAAGTTGGGCAAAGGATAACGAAAATATTTGTATTCCCCCAAACCAAACCGGTATCTTTCCATGGTAATGGTTTTACGATACAAACTTGACTCGTAATAATTTGCTATTAATGTTGCGCATTCTTCTGCCGTTACTATTTGAGAAACCCGAGAGTAACCTTTTTGGTGGAGATTGCTGGTAACCAGTTGCCAATCAATTGCCGAGATTTTAGCTTCTAGCGTTTCCATCCGCTTAATTCTGCTTGGTTACTTCACGAGAAGCTGCTTCCCAGCCAATTATTGCTGATTTACGAACAGTGCCCCAGTGGTAGCCTCCTAAAACCCCGGTAGATTGAATAATCCGGTGACACGGAATTAAAAACGCTACGGGGTTGTCGCCGATAGCCGTACCTACTGCCCTGGAAGCATTCGGCAGATTAATTTGCCGGGCTATTTTACCATAAGTCGTTAATTGACCGGTTGGTATCTTTAAAAGCGCTTCCCATACTTTCAATTGAAAATCGGTAGCTTTCAGGT
This region includes:
- a CDS encoding alpha-ketoglutarate-dependent dioxygenase AlkB family protein, translated to MDLFNPDIRVVNVLPSDGIVHYFGPVLSPKEANFYLNCLLATIAWKNDEAIIFGKHIITKRKVAWYGDAEYQYTYSNITKQAFRWTKELLALKHLVEQLTGNTFNSCLLNLYHNGEEGMAWHSDDEKSLGRNTSIASLSLGAERKFGFKHKKTKQTTWLMLEHGSVLVMKGTTQSNWLHSLPKTKKVNEPRVNLTFRTIVT
- a CDS encoding Ada metal-binding domain-containing protein — translated: MTLHIEISHKELQKQIRLKQIVLGGNQKLKIYGHLNCASGKRMKKENRVFFVSEAEAQNQGFRPCGHCMAAEFRNWKNGLI
- a CDS encoding 2OG-Fe(II) oxygenase is translated as METLEAKISAIDWQLVTSNLHQKGYSRVSQIVTAEECATLIANYYESSLYRKTITMERYRFGLGEYKYFRYPLPNLIQTIRRLFYSKLVPVANTWMQELKLNYHFPDTLEELQVLCRENNQTQPTVLILKYGAGGHNTLHQDLYGNLFFPIQVVLFLNQPEEEYTGGEFVLTQQTPRAQSKAIVLRPKKGDMLLFTTNFRPIKGSKGFYRVNMKHGVSEVHTGERHTLGIIFHDALT